Proteins encoded by one window of Candidatus Omnitrophota bacterium:
- the cimA gene encoding citramalate synthase → MSKVKLYDTTLRDGAQGEGISYSVMDKVNIARELDRLGVDYIEGGWPGSNPKDMEFYLKMAKKPLKKSELVAFGSTRRAHTKAGDDNNLRALVKSQAKVAAVFGKTWDLHIKDVLKTTLDENLKMIKDTVSFLAGRGLTVFYDAEHFFDAYKANKVYSLKCLLTAQEAGAKAIVLCDTNGGALTSEVAKVIKEVRPKIRVWLGIHCHNDADLAVANSLAAVEEGCDMVQGTINGYGERCGNADLIPIIANLKLKMGVDCISNDKLKEITHVSHFVSEISNMKQKSDQPYVGVSSFAHKGGVHINAVMKNPETYEHIDPVLVGNRRRILVSELAGKTGVLIRAKELELDLNKDDPGTKKILQLLQKLEHQGYHFEAAEASLELLIKRALKKCRKFFDLEGFRIVIEKRSDKKIVSEAIIKLKVKGIREHTAAEGDGPVNALDNALRKALKDFYPTLSKMHLSDFKVRVLDEKAGTAAPVRVLIQSQDEKDTWSTIGVSENIIEATWQALVDSIEYKLLKDQNAQAARLN, encoded by the coding sequence GCTCGACAGGCTAGGCGTAGATTATATTGAAGGCGGCTGGCCCGGTTCTAACCCCAAAGATATGGAATTTTATCTGAAGATGGCCAAAAAACCCCTGAAGAAGAGTGAGCTCGTTGCCTTTGGTTCAACCCGTAGGGCGCACACCAAAGCCGGCGATGATAATAACCTCAGGGCGCTTGTGAAATCTCAGGCCAAAGTAGCGGCTGTTTTTGGAAAAACATGGGACTTGCATATTAAAGACGTCCTGAAGACTACGCTCGATGAGAATTTAAAGATGATTAAGGATACAGTGAGTTTTCTCGCCGGGCGCGGTTTGACTGTATTTTATGATGCCGAGCATTTTTTCGATGCCTATAAAGCCAATAAAGTTTACAGCCTGAAGTGTTTACTCACTGCACAGGAGGCAGGCGCTAAGGCAATAGTCTTGTGCGATACCAACGGCGGGGCCCTGACTTCGGAAGTAGCAAAAGTCATTAAGGAAGTGCGGCCAAAGATCCGTGTTTGGTTAGGCATCCACTGTCATAATGATGCGGATTTGGCAGTGGCTAATTCTCTGGCTGCGGTAGAAGAAGGATGCGATATGGTGCAAGGCACAATTAATGGTTACGGAGAGCGCTGCGGCAATGCGGATTTAATCCCGATTATTGCCAACCTGAAATTAAAAATGGGCGTTGATTGTATCAGTAACGATAAACTAAAAGAAATTACCCATGTTTCGCATTTTGTCAGCGAGATAAGCAATATGAAACAAAAAAGCGACCAGCCTTACGTGGGTGTCTCCAGTTTCGCCCATAAGGGAGGGGTGCATATCAATGCGGTAATGAAGAATCCCGAAACTTACGAACATATTGATCCCGTATTGGTAGGAAACCGGCGCAGGATCCTGGTTTCGGAGTTAGCGGGTAAGACTGGGGTGTTAATCCGCGCTAAAGAGTTGGAACTGGATTTAAATAAAGATGACCCTGGCACCAAGAAAATTTTGCAGCTGCTGCAGAAATTAGAACATCAGGGTTATCATTTTGAGGCAGCAGAGGCTTCGTTAGAATTGCTGATAAAGAGGGCGCTGAAGAAATGCCGGAAATTCTTTGATTTAGAGGGTTTTCGCATCGTAATAGAGAAGCGCTCTGACAAAAAGATTGTCTCCGAAGCTATTATTAAACTGAAGGTAAAAGGCATAAGAGAGCATACTGCCGCCGAAGGCGACGGCCCAGTAAACGCGCTGGATAATGCTTTGCGCAAGGCGCTCAAGGATTTTTATCCCACATTATCTAAAATGCATCTTTCTGACTTTAAGGTACGCGTGTTGGATGAAAAAGCAGGCACGGCTGCGCCTGTGCGTGTACTTATCCAGTCACAGGATGAAAAAGATACCTGGAGCACTATCGGCGTTTCCGAAAACATCATTGAGGCAACCTGGCAAGCTTTGGTAGACAGCATAGAATATAAATTATTGAAAGATCAAAATGCGCAGGCTGCGAGGCTCAATTAG
- a CDS encoding valine--tRNA ligase: MNELPSRYNPKETEDKWYKFWEENNLFSAKANPAKKPFSIVIPPPNVTGILHMGHALNNSIQDILIRYHRMKGEESLWMPGTDHAGIATQNVVEKAIAKENLKRQDLGREKFIEKVWEWREQYGSTIIHQLKKLGASCDWQRIRFTMDKEYSEAVIEVFVRLYEKGLIYRGSYIINWCPRCQTALSDEEAPHRELQGNLYYLRYPFKGQSPKHNFDIAISGTVPYIVVATTRPETMLGDTAVAVNPKDKRYKSLIGKTLILPLVNREIKIIADSMVDMKFGTGAVKVTPAHDPNDYALGKKYNLEFINIMYPDGRLNDNAGDYKDMDRFEAREVILEDLKEKGLLEKIQPHQLSSGHCYRCHTIIEPYLSKQWFVKMKPLAKPAIEAVKKGKIKFHPKRWMKVYLNWMENIQDWCISRQIWWGHRLPVYYCKNCEKQGLSPQMLGQLKTKGTVPKNDGVIVSKTKPGKCPDCNSTDIYQDEDVLDTWFSSWLWPFATFYWPVRKGQSPSGTDPVKDLKYFYPTSVLVTAPEIIFFWVARMIMAGLEFMREMPFKDVYIHGTVRDIEGKKMSKSLGNIIDPLDIINEYGADALRFSLISITAEGQDIFLSQERFEQGRNFANKIWNASRFILMNLEQGQSPAGTVPVKTDLCEFFRKEDLGIINRWILSRFYSVLKGVNKNLDNYKFNEAANLLYAFFWHEFCDWYLEIVKTDIKNKHNQVIMYKVLEKSLRIMHPFMPFITEEIWQILNRAVSHEPVSRSIMVEPWPHIQENLIDRKAESWTNTLFEVINAIRNMRAELEIPLQDKIDVQLYITNKEKKALLESLELCIRNLAGLKNITFKENYSHSPGQFSAVLKDIHVVIPLGEMPEGENYQKKIGQKISRLESEIKAKENILANGNFTKRAPIEIVEKEKMKLKDFREMLKKLKAVKDGF; this comes from the coding sequence ATGAATGAATTACCCAGTCGTTATAACCCCAAGGAAACCGAAGATAAGTGGTATAAGTTTTGGGAGGAGAATAATTTATTTTCTGCGAAAGCAAATCCCGCCAAGAAACCCTTCTCTATAGTTATCCCTCCGCCTAATGTTACGGGTATCCTGCATATGGGCCATGCCCTGAACAATAGCATTCAAGACATACTTATTCGTTATCACAGAATGAAGGGCGAAGAATCGCTCTGGATGCCGGGGACTGACCATGCCGGTATTGCCACCCAGAATGTAGTAGAAAAGGCAATTGCTAAAGAGAATCTAAAACGCCAGGACTTAGGCAGGGAAAAATTCATTGAGAAAGTCTGGGAGTGGAGAGAGCAATATGGTTCAACTATCATCCATCAGCTGAAAAAATTAGGCGCTTCCTGCGATTGGCAGCGCATCCGCTTTACGATGGATAAAGAGTATTCCGAGGCAGTAATTGAGGTATTTGTCAGGCTTTATGAAAAAGGCCTGATTTACCGCGGAAGTTATATTATTAACTGGTGCCCGCGCTGCCAGACTGCGCTATCTGATGAAGAGGCACCGCACCGCGAATTACAGGGGAATCTTTATTATTTAAGATATCCTTTTAAGGGACAGTCCCCTAAGCATAACTTCGATATAGCTATTTCGGGGACAGTCCCTTATATAGTAGTTGCCACTACCCGCCCGGAAACGATGTTAGGCGATACGGCAGTGGCGGTTAATCCCAAAGATAAACGCTATAAGAGCCTTATCGGCAAAACCTTAATTCTGCCTTTAGTGAACAGGGAAATAAAAATCATTGCCGATAGTATGGTGGATATGAAATTCGGCACGGGTGCGGTGAAAGTAACGCCTGCGCACGACCCCAATGATTATGCCTTAGGCAAAAAATACAACTTAGAATTCATCAATATTATGTATCCGGACGGTCGCCTCAATGATAATGCCGGCGACTATAAGGATATGGATAGGTTTGAGGCGAGAGAAGTTATCCTGGAAGACCTGAAAGAAAAAGGTTTACTGGAAAAAATCCAGCCCCATCAATTATCCTCCGGGCATTGTTACCGCTGCCATACTATCATTGAGCCGTATTTATCTAAGCAATGGTTTGTAAAGATGAAGCCGCTGGCTAAGCCGGCTATTGAGGCAGTCAAGAAAGGAAAAATTAAATTCCATCCTAAGCGCTGGATGAAGGTTTATTTAAACTGGATGGAGAATATCCAGGACTGGTGCATATCGCGGCAGATCTGGTGGGGGCACCGTTTGCCAGTATATTATTGTAAAAATTGTGAAAAACAGGGACTGTCCCCGCAGATGTTAGGCCAATTAAAGACCAAGGGGACTGTCCCTAAAAACGATGGCGTCATTGTGTCCAAGACTAAACCCGGAAAATGCCCGGATTGTAACTCAACGGATATTTATCAGGACGAAGACGTTCTAGATACCTGGTTTTCGTCGTGGCTCTGGCCGTTTGCTACGTTCTATTGGCCAGTACGGAAGGGTCAGTCCCCTTCGGGGACAGACCCTGTCAAGGATTTAAAATATTTTTATCCCACCTCTGTTTTAGTAACTGCCCCGGAAATAATCTTTTTCTGGGTGGCCCGGATGATTATGGCGGGGTTGGAATTTATGCGGGAGATGCCCTTTAAGGATGTTTATATCCACGGCACAGTGCGCGATATAGAAGGCAAAAAGATGTCCAAGTCCCTGGGTAATATTATTGACCCTTTGGATATTATCAATGAATATGGCGCGGATGCCTTGCGTTTTAGCCTGATCTCCATTACTGCCGAAGGGCAAGACATATTTTTATCGCAGGAGAGATTTGAACAGGGCAGGAATTTCGCTAATAAAATCTGGAATGCCTCCAGGTTTATCCTGATGAATTTAGAACAGGGACAGTCCCCTGCGGGGACAGTCCCTGTTAAGACAGACCTGTGCGAGTTTTTCAGAAAAGAAGACCTCGGTATTATCAACCGCTGGATATTAAGCAGGTTCTACTCGGTTTTAAAAGGCGTAAATAAAAACCTGGATAATTATAAATTTAACGAAGCGGCAAACCTCTTGTATGCTTTTTTCTGGCATGAATTCTGTGATTGGTATCTGGAGATAGTTAAAACCGATATAAAAAATAAACATAATCAGGTAATTATGTATAAGGTGTTAGAAAAATCTTTAAGGATAATGCACCCTTTTATGCCTTTTATTACCGAAGAGATCTGGCAGATTTTAAATAGAGCTGTAAGCCATGAGCCGGTAAGCAGGAGTATAATGGTTGAGCCCTGGCCGCATATACAGGAGAATCTCATTGATAGGAAAGCAGAATCATGGACGAATACGCTCTTTGAAGTGATTAACGCCATCAGGAATATGCGCGCAGAACTGGAGATTCCTCTTCAGGATAAAATAGATGTTCAGCTTTATATAACCAATAAAGAAAAGAAGGCCCTGCTTGAATCTTTAGAGTTATGTATCCGGAATTTAGCGGGTTTAAAAAATATTACCTTTAAAGAAAACTATTCCCACAGCCCCGGCCAGTTTAGCGCGGTACTGAAGGATATCCACGTAGTCATACCTTTGGGCGAAATGCCAGAAGGAGAAAATTATCAGAAGAAGATAGGGCAAAAAATCAGCAGGTTAGAATCCGAAATAAAAGCAAAAGAGAATATCCTGGCTAATGGTAATTTTACTAAGAGGGCACCCATAGAGATTGTGGAGAAGGAGAAAATGAAATTAAAGGATTTCAGGGAGATGCTCAAAAAACTAAAGGCGGTGAAAGATGGATTCTAA
- the nadC gene encoding carboxylating nicotinate-nucleotide diphosphorylase yields MDSKLDPVKLDAIIRHALIEDIGKGDITTQLTIPQDKEINAQLLVKEDCIICGLEVAERVFKMSDSSINFKPLAKEGQFVKKGKAAAGLSGRAGSILTAERVALNLLTMLSGIATKTREYVRQIEPYKTKISDTRKTIPGLRELQKYAVRVGGGHNHRMGLDEMILIKDNHIKVTEGYTKLPSVPKGFKIEIEAQNLEEFKHALKFKPDVIMLDNMGLKEIKEAVKIRNKTEFTSHHPPTKLEASGGVDFKSVKNIAAAGVDIISIGELTHSIKSVDISLEIL; encoded by the coding sequence ATGGATTCTAAGTTAGACCCGGTCAAGTTGGACGCTATTATCCGTCATGCTTTAATTGAAGACATCGGTAAGGGTGACATCACCACGCAGCTGACCATCCCGCAGGATAAGGAAATTAACGCGCAGTTGCTGGTAAAGGAAGACTGTATAATCTGCGGCCTAGAGGTCGCAGAAAGAGTTTTTAAAATGAGCGACAGCAGTATAAATTTTAAACCTCTGGCTAAAGAAGGCCAGTTTGTGAAAAAAGGCAAGGCAGCAGCAGGGCTTAGCGGCCGCGCCGGCAGCATCCTTACCGCGGAAAGGGTAGCGCTTAATTTACTGACTATGCTTTCCGGTATAGCCACCAAGACCAGGGAATACGTAAGGCAGATAGAGCCTTATAAGACAAAAATCAGCGATACCCGTAAGACTATTCCTGGCCTGCGAGAGTTACAAAAATATGCGGTCAGGGTCGGAGGAGGGCACAACCACAGGATGGGGCTGGATGAAATGATCCTGATTAAGGATAACCATATTAAGGTGACAGAAGGTTACACTAAGCTGCCTAGCGTCCCTAAAGGTTTTAAGATTGAAATAGAGGCGCAGAACCTGGAAGAATTTAAACATGCCCTGAAGTTTAAACCGGATGTGATTATGCTGGATAATATGGGCCTAAAAGAAATAAAAGAAGCCGTGAAGATCAGGAATAAGACTGAATTTACCAGCCATCACCCGCCTACCAAATTAGAGGCCTCAGGTGGGGTGGATTTTAAAAGCGTAAAGAATATTGCCGCCGCAGGCGTGGATATTATTTCCATCGGAGAACTGACCCACTCTATAAAATCAGTCGATATAAGTTTAGAGATTTTATAA
- the uvrB gene encoding excinuclease ABC subunit UvrB, which yields MEKFKLVSAYQPCGDQPRAIEELADALLSANRYQTLLGVTGSGKTFTLANVIAKVNKPALVISHNKTLAAQLYSEFKEFFPYNAVEYFVSYYDYYQPEAYVPATDTYIEKDASINDRLDRLRLSSTSSLMSRRDVLIVASVSCIYNLGSPDDYQGSMVFMEKGEAIARDALILKFIQIQYERNDYEFIRGRIRVRGDVVEVFPSYQEKALRIEFLNDRIEKISEVNPISGEILSTLDKIAIYPAKHFIVSEDKIDTALKSIESELQVQLEFLRKKNKLLEAQRLESRTKYDMEMLKEIGYCHGIENYSRHFSGRPAGCRPYCLIDYFPDDFLVIIDESHVTIPQIRGMYEGDRARKEVLVEYGFRLPSCLDNRPMKFDEFEGLVKQEIFVSATPNEYEIKKSQDEVIEQIIRPTGLVDPEILVRPSDGQIEDLIVEIKKRSGRNERVLVTTLTKRMAEDLTAYLQEKGLRVKYMHSEIETIERSKILRDLRRQEFDCLVGINLLREGLDLPEVSLVAILDADKEGFLRSATSLIQVAGRAARNINGTVVMYADTMTGSIKKAIAESNRRRKIQLEFNVKNKITPRSIQKAIRQGIEGLEEAEEFVANLTGEAKDEYELNKYISQLQYEMELAARNLQFEKAAVIRDKIRELKAVVSFKR from the coding sequence ATGGAGAAATTCAAGCTGGTTTCTGCTTATCAGCCCTGCGGCGACCAGCCCCGGGCAATCGAGGAACTGGCGGATGCGCTTTTATCCGCAAATCGCTACCAGACCTTATTAGGGGTTACCGGCTCAGGCAAGACCTTTACCTTAGCCAATGTTATCGCCAAAGTCAACAAACCCGCCTTAGTTATATCCCACAATAAGACCCTCGCCGCGCAGCTCTATTCGGAATTCAAGGAATTCTTTCCGTACAATGCCGTAGAGTATTTCGTCAGTTATTACGATTACTACCAGCCGGAGGCGTATGTGCCGGCTACGGATACCTATATAGAAAAAGACGCCTCTATTAACGACAGGCTTGACCGTTTAAGGCTTTCATCCACCAGTTCTTTAATGTCGCGCCGCGATGTGCTTATTGTCGCTTCGGTATCCTGTATTTATAATCTGGGTTCGCCTGATGATTACCAAGGATCAATGGTTTTTATGGAGAAAGGCGAGGCCATCGCACGCGATGCGCTGATTTTAAAATTTATCCAGATACAGTACGAGAGGAATGATTATGAATTCATCCGCGGGAGAATCCGGGTCAGGGGCGATGTGGTAGAGGTATTCCCTTCTTACCAGGAGAAGGCCTTGCGTATAGAATTCCTGAATGATCGGATAGAGAAGATTTCCGAGGTCAATCCAATATCCGGTGAAATATTAAGCACGTTGGATAAAATAGCAATATATCCGGCTAAGCACTTTATCGTTTCCGAAGATAAAATTGATACTGCGCTTAAATCCATAGAGTCCGAATTACAGGTTCAGCTTGAATTTTTAAGAAAAAAGAATAAATTATTGGAAGCACAGCGCTTAGAATCGCGCACCAAATACGATATGGAGATGCTTAAGGAAATCGGCTATTGCCACGGCATAGAAAACTATTCGCGCCATTTCTCCGGCCGGCCTGCGGGCTGCCGGCCATATTGTTTAATTGATTATTTCCCGGATGATTTCCTGGTTATAATAGATGAATCCCATGTAACAATTCCGCAGATAAGGGGTATGTATGAGGGCGACCGGGCAAGAAAAGAAGTCCTGGTAGAATATGGCTTTCGGCTGCCTTCCTGCCTGGATAATCGTCCCATGAAATTTGATGAATTTGAGGGCCTGGTAAAACAGGAGATATTTGTCTCCGCTACGCCTAATGAATATGAAATAAAAAAGAGCCAGGATGAGGTTATTGAGCAGATTATCCGACCTACGGGCCTGGTTGACCCTGAGATTTTAGTCAGGCCCAGCGACGGGCAAATCGAAGACTTGATCGTAGAAATCAAAAAACGCTCCGGCAGGAATGAGCGGGTATTGGTGACTACCCTGACTAAAAGGATGGCCGAGGATTTAACTGCTTATTTACAGGAAAAGGGGTTAAGGGTAAAATATATGCATTCTGAGATAGAGACTATTGAGCGTTCAAAGATACTGCGGGATTTAAGGCGGCAGGAGTTTGATTGTTTGGTGGGCATAAACCTGCTTAGGGAAGGGCTGGATTTGCCTGAGGTGTCGCTGGTTGCTATTCTGGATGCCGATAAAGAAGGATTTCTGCGCTCAGCTACTTCTTTGATTCAGGTGGCCGGCCGCGCCGCGCGTAATATTAACGGGACGGTAGTCATGTATGCGGATACCATGACCGGTTCGATAAAAAAAGCAATTGCGGAGAGCAACCGCAGGAGAAAAATACAGTTGGAGTTTAATGTTAAAAACAAGATTACCCCGCGTTCCATCCAGAAGGCGATCAGGCAGGGGATTGAGGGCTTGGAAGAGGCTGAAGAATTCGTGGCGAATTTAACCGGTGAAGCAAAAGACGAATATGAGTTGAATAAATATATTTCGCAGTTACAATATGAGATGGAACTGGCAGCAAGGAACCTGCAGTTTGAGAAGGCAGCGGTTATTAGAGATAAAATAAGGGAGCTAAAGGCAGTTGTAAGCTTTAAGCGGTAA